Proteins encoded by one window of Vidua chalybeata isolate OUT-0048 chromosome 10, bVidCha1 merged haplotype, whole genome shotgun sequence:
- the LOC128792965 gene encoding LOW QUALITY PROTEIN: lysosomal amino acid transporter 1 homolog (The sequence of the model RefSeq protein was modified relative to this genomic sequence to represent the inferred CDS: inserted 1 base in 1 codon; deleted 2 bases in 1 codon): protein MEHEKSEFWFLGDWGWLAAAAAVWLRRGRSASPRRIWGFAGGGSGGRKQLLGLELHAGVVAPQLLSVPPSREQQIVQERSALDIVTAAFYVSKNLIMISQXVHCKLKNQKVTKGSGAWNGPCLVQTDTVINISNSPDLIEMPGFICGCVSCVFLGSRFPQLHKNLSGFLRRCTEGTFYLLFALAMMGNCTCGLSLVLKMPNPKSSWALCFVHHLPWLTGSFGVLFLDILV from the exons ATGGAACATGAAAAATCAGAGTTCTG GTTCCTGGGAGACTGGggctggctggcagctgctgcagccgTCTGGCTGCGCAGAGGACGTTCAGCATCCCCTCGGCGGATTTGGGGATTTGCAGGGGGTGGGAGCGGAGGCagaaagcagctcctgggattGGAGCTCCATGCAGGAGTGGtggctcctcagctgctctccgtccctcccagcagagagcagcagatcGTGCAGGAACGGAGCgccctggat attgtcactgctgctttttatgTGAGCAAGAACCTAATTATGATTTCAC TTGTGCACTGTAAACTCAAGAATCAGAAGGTGACAAAAG GCTCTGGAGCATGGAACGGCCCCTGCCTGGTCCAGACTGACACAGTCATCAACATCTCC AACTCTCCTGACCTGATTGAAATGCCAGGCTTCATTTGTGGC TGTGTGTCCTGTGTTTTCCTGGGCAGCAGATTCCCTCAGCTCCATAAAAACCTGAGTGGCTTTTTG AGAAGATGCACAGAAGGCACCTTTTACCTGCTCTTTGCCTTGGCCATGATGGGAAACTGCACCTGTGGACTGAGCCTTGTTCTAAAGAtgccaaaccccaaatcctcctgggCCCTCTGCTTTGTTCACCACCTTCCCTGGCTCACTGGGAGCTTTGGAGTTTTGTTCCTTGATATTTTGGTATAA